The genomic region GGCGGGAGCGTATACCTCGTAGCCAGCCGTTCATATCGGACGCTGGACGACCAGAGGTATCAACGGCACTATCGAGCCCAGAACGGCGCGCATGGACGCGGGAAGACCATGCACGGTCGACGGGGCGCCGACCTGATCATCTCGGTCCCGCTCGGTACGATGGTCGTTGATGGCGAGACGGAAGAACTGCTGGGTGATTTGATTGAAGACGGACAGCGAGAACTGGTCGCCAGAGGAGGAAGAGGCGGTCGAGGCAACGCCCACTTCGCGACCTCAGTGCGACAGACCCCCCGTTTCGCCCAGCCCGGGGAATCCGGGCAACGGCGTCAGCTTCACCTCACCTTAAAACTACTTGCCGATGTCGGCCTGATCGGCCTGCCCAATGCAGGCAAGTCGGCTCTGCTGTGCCGTATTTCCGCTGCTCGCTCGAAGGTGGCCGACTACCCCTTTACGACACTGACCCCGCACCTTGGAACTGTCGAGATCGATCCGCTTGGCGCATTCGTCGTAGCCGACATTCCCGGCCTGATCGAAGGCGCATCATCAGGTGCAGGCCTCGGAATCCGGTTTCTGCGGCATATCGAGCGGACCCGCTTGTTAGTGCATATCATTGACGTGTCCGACACGGCAAGGGATCCCCGGGACGCGCTGGCTGTCGTCGAGGACGAGCTAAGAGCCTTCAATCCCGAGCTGCTGGAGCGGCCTCGCGTCATTGCCGCCAACAAGATCGATCTTCCCCACGACCAGCACCTTTCTGTACTACATTCTCTCTGCGTGGAGCGGGATCTACCGCTTTTTCCGCTGTCAGCCGTGACGGGCGAGGGGGTCGAGCGACTCGTCCAGCACCTGGCCGATCAACTCCAAAACAGTTCCGGATTTGGAGTGTCGAGTTTTGAGTTGCAAGCGCCGGGTGTTGGGGGTCAGGTGGGAGACCCCGCTGGGCAGAACCCGAAACCCGAAACTCGAAACCAGAAACTGCGAAGCCTCCAGCGGTGAACGTCTCATGAGCCAGGCGGAAAGATCATTGCCGGACGCTCGAGCTGTCGCACGGGAGACAAAACGGATAGTTGTGAAGGTCGGCTCGGCCGTCCTGTCTAAGGGTGATATCACCCTGCATCAGCCGACGCTCCAGCGAATCTGTCGTGAACTCGTCTCGCTCCGAAAGGAGGGGCATCAGGTGGTCCTGGTCTCCTCTGGCGCCATCCTGGCTGGGATGGGTCGGCTCGGGCTGACTGAGCGGCCAGGAAGTATCCCGTTAAAGCAAGCCGCCGCCGCTGTCGGCCAGAGCCTGCTCATGCGCCGTTACGAGGAGGTCTTCGCGCCGTATGGCCAGAAACTGGGGCAGCTTTTGTTAACCCAGGACGACTTTCGGTCGCGGCACCGGTACCTTAATGCGCGCAATACGCTCTTTACGCTGCTACACCTCGGCGTCCTGCCGATTATTAACGAAAACGACACGGTGGCTGTGGAGGAGATCAGGTTTGGGGATAATGACCGGCTTTCTGCGTTAGTAGCGACCCTGCTCGGAGCGGATCTACTGGTCATTCTGACCGATCTGGACGGGTTGTACACGGCCGATCCGAGGAAAGATCCTCACGCGAGGCTCGTGCATGAGGTGCCTCGCCGGTCTACGGGACTCCACTTCTGGGCTGACGAGTCTGGGACCGGGCTTGGTACGGGCGGGATGGCCACAAAGGTCAGAGCGGCGCGCACAGCCGCAGCAGCGGGTGTCCCGACTATTATTGCGAACGGCCTGGTAGAGGGGATCCTGGAGCGAATCATCCGCGGCGAGACAGTCGGTACCGTCTTTCAGGCGTCTGCGTCCAGGATGCGGAGCCGAAAGCGCTGGCTGGCATTTGCGACGACACGTCGAGGGCGGATTATGGTGGATGCCGGGGCCAAGGAGGCGCTCATCCGTAACGGCAAGAGCCTGCTGCCATCCGGCGTTATCTCGGTTGACGGCGAGTTTGAGGGGGGCGATGTGGTCAGCCTCTGCAGCATCGACGGCGTAGAATTCGCGAGGGGTGTGACCAACTATAACGCCGAACAGGTGAAACAGATCAGGGGCATCAGGAGCGACCAGATCGAGGATGCGCTTGGCGAGAAGCCGTTCGATGAAGTGGTGCACCGGGACAACCTGGTGATTCTTGCATAAGAGCAGTTTCGAGTTTTGAGTTTCTGGTTTTGAGTTGAGAACCCGAAACGCGAAACGCGAAACTCGAAAGGGTAACTGCGAGGGACAATGTGACGGCGGACATGGTGCGGGAACTTGCGACGGCGGCGCGTCTAGCGGCTCGGGCGCTTGCCATGGTGGTACCGGAGGTGAAGAACCGGGCGGTGACAGCCATGGCAGACGCGCTATGGAGCGAGCGGGCGGCGATCCTCTCCGCAAACGCGGTCGATCTGGCGGAGGCCAGGTCGGCGCAGCATCCGTCTGCGTTGTTGGATCGACTGGCGCTCGATGAACGACGGATTGAGAAGATGGCGGCCGGCGTGCGACAAGTGGCGGCGCTTCCAGATCCTGTCGGAGAGATTACCGGGATGTGGCGCCGTCCAAACGGCCTGTTGGTAGGCCGGATGCGGGTGCCGCTCGGGGTCATCGGCGTTATCTACGAGGCCAGACCCGGGGTTACCGCCGATGCGGCGGCCCTCTGCCTCAAGTCGGGGAACGCCGCTATCCTGAAAGGGGGTCGGGAGGCGATCCGCAGCAACCGGGTGATCAGCAATCTGCTTGCCGATGCCGCCGCGGCAAATGGCCTGCCCAAAGGGTGTGTGGCGTTTATCGATTCGGTTGATCGGGAGGCGGTGAGCCACCTGCTGCAACTTACGGGGCTCGTGGACCTGATCATCCCCCGAGGAGGCGAGGAGTTGATCCGGGCGGTACAGCGGACCTCGGCGATTCCAGTGCTGGCTCACGACAAAGGGCTCTGTCACACCTATGTCGATGAGGGGGCCGATCTCCACATGGCGGAAGAGATCGCCTACAACGCCAAGGTCGAACGGCCTGGCGTCTGCAATGCCATGGAGAGCCTGCTGGTGCATGAGGGGGTCGCGACGCTGTTCCTGCCGCAAATCGTCAGGCGATTACAGGAGGCTGGGGTTGAAATCCGCGGTTGCCCTCGAACACGGACCCTGGTCCAAGGTATCGGGGCTGCGACTGAGGCAGACTGGGATACCGAGTATCTTGATCTGATGCTGTCGATCAGGGTCGTCGGTTCATTCGAAGAGGCTGTGGCGCATATTGCTGCGCACGGCTCCGGTCTGGCCGAGGCGATCGTCACCTCGGATCATAGCCGGGCCATGCGTTTCCTGCGGGAGGTGGATGCCGGTGCCGTGTTCGTAAATGCCTCCACTCGTTTCACTGATGGCGGCGAGTTCGGGATGGGGGCCGAGATGGGGATCAGCACGCAAAAGCTTCACGCCCGCGGCCCGGTTGGTCTGACGGGACTGACCTGCGAGAAATTCATCATATTCGGCGACGGGCAGATTCGGGATTCGAGTAAATAACGTTCAAGGTTCGACGTGCAAGGTTCAATGCTCGACGTTGATAACCAGGATTTGAAACTGTGTTAACCCGAAACTGCGCACCTCGCACCTTGAACTTTGAACGTTGAACAGTAACCCGTGAACCTTGAACGTTGAACCTTGCTTGTTGCACGTTGCACGGTAAACCTTGAACCTTGAACGTTGAACTCCCTATAGGGCGAACATGCATATCGGCGTGATGGGGGGGACCTTTGATCCGATCCACCTCGGCCATCTGCGGGCCGCCGAGGAGATCTACTGGGCCTTTGAGCTGGACAAAATCATCTTTGTGCCGGCCGCCCGGCCGCCTCATAAGGAGGACGAGTTTGAGGCCTCGGCCCAGCACCGATACGAGATGGTCTCACTGGCGACGGTCTACACGCCGTACTTCAGTGTCTCGCCGATTGAGCTGAGTCGACCAGGCCGATCCTACTCGGTTGAGACGCTCCGAGAGTTTCGTAAGCTGTACGGGGATGAGAGTACCATCTACTTCATTATGGGGGTCGATGCGTTCCTTGACATCGCCGCATGGAAGGAAGCGAGGGAGCTGCTGTCGCTGGCGCAGGTCATAGTCACTGCCCGTCCTGGCTGGCGGCTTGATGAGGTGGAACGCTCCATGACGCCCGAACAGCGGCATCTTCTGGGTGATCCTCGGTTCAAGTACATGAGAGTTTCCGAAATCACCCGGGAGAGCGTGACGGCGCACCGTGAACCTGGTCTGGTTCTGTCGGTCGAAGTGGTCTCATTGGACATCTCCTCCAGCGAGATCCGACAACTGGTGAAGGAGGGCAGGAGTATCCGGTATCTGGTGACCGACACGGTAGCGGCGTACATTAGCAAGAATCGTCTGTATCAACCTGGCCAAAAGGCTCATAGGCCGACGGAGGCTTCGACGTGAGCGTACCCGAGCGACCCACAGTGTCTGTGAATACCAACGGGCGGATTGATACCGAGATGCTGCTGCAGCTTGCGGTGACAGCCGCCTCCGAGGTGAAGCCGACCTCCCTGGTGCACCTCGACCTTCGGGGTCTGTGCACGTTTACCGATCATTTTCTCATCGTCGGTGTGCCATCGGTCCGGCAGGTGCGGGCCGTCGCCGAACGGATCGAGGAGCAGCTCCGGGGGGCACGTGTTCGGTTATCCCATCGGGAGGGCGACCTGGAAGCCCGTTGGATTCTTCTTGACTACAGCGATGTAATCATTCATATTTTCGATGAAGAGATGCGATTGTACTACGATCTGGAGGGGCTGTGGGCCGACGCGCCGAAACGGGAGTTGGTTCAGGACGAATCGTCGGCTCCCTTAAGATAACCCGCTATAATGACGTCGATACCGGTGAAGCGGAGGGCACGCGAGCCCCGCTTCTTTTTTGTTGGGGACTGGCTGTACCTGCATACTCCCCTCTCTCTGTAGGGAGCGAGGGTGATCTTCCGAATCGCCGAGGTGGTCGGTTGGTGTCCGGCCGCACACAGTCAGGGAGGTGATGGGGATGCCGTTAAGAGCAGCGATCCTGGAACGGTTAAAGGAAAAGCTGTTGGAGAAGCGACGCGCGTTGATCAATACCGTGCGGGAGAAACGCGCAGACAATCTTGAGACAGGCAGCGACGGTACGCAGGATATTGCCGATCAGGCGACGACGGCCTACACCAAGGAGTTCCTGCTCTCTATCAGCGATACCGAGCGCCAGCAGTTGAAGCAGGTGGACGCCGCTCTGGATAAGATGCGACAGAAGGCGTATGGCCAGTGCGAACGGTGCGGTGAACCCATCAGTGAGAAGCGGCTCGATGCGTTGCCGTTCGCCCGATTCTGTATTGCCTGTCAGGAGGAAGAAGAACGGAGCTGAAGGAGCTGCTGGCGGCCTTTCTCCATCTTATCTTTCCCTCCCCCTGCCGAGTATGCCATCAACCGCTGGATGCTGCCCGCCGATCCCTGATCTGTAGCCGCTGCTGGCGGCACATTCAACCCGTTTCCGAACCCTTCTGTCCCCGCTGTGGCAGACCATTCGTCTCGCCAAAGAGCCTCGAGGCCAGCCCCGACCACCTGTGCGGATCATGTCGGGAGCGGTTGCCGCCTTTCGCAATAGCGAGAGCGGCGGCGTTGTATCAAGCCGATGGAACGATGCGTCAGGCAATCCTTCTATTGAAGTACGGCGGTCGCCGTACACTTGGCCGTCATCTGGGTCGTCTGATGGTCGAGACGGCCGGACGTCTGCTCGATCCCCGCGAATTTGATCTGTTGATTCCTGTTCCGCTCCATCGCAGGCGGGAGCGTGCGCGAGGTTTTAACCAGGCGACGCTCCTGGCGAGGGAGGTCGGGCGCGGCTTCGGTCTTGACGTTGACGGGCGCGTGCTCAAACGGGTTCGAGCCACGGAGGCCCAAAGCGGGGGTCGGCGAGAACGGGAGGACAACGTCAAGGGGGCGTTCGCCGTCACGCGGCCCGATCGCGTGAAGGATAAAAAGCTTCTGCTGATTGACGATGTCTTTACCACCGGCGCCACCGCCGGCGAGTGCGCCAGGACCCTCCTCACCGCGGGCGCCGCAGAGGTCGGTGTCTACACGCTTGCCCGTGTCGAATGATAGTGTGAACACCGCCCTCGACCTCTATCTGTGTGCGCCCTTGATATAACTTGCCAGAAGCCAGAAAATGTGGCTTAAATAATCCACCTCTTAATAGTAACATAGCGTTAATGTTTGTGATCGAGAGGGGAGGTGGTGTGGCTATGAGGGAGCGGTAAGACACCATCTACGCGTCAACTTCTGAATCGAATGAACGAGCATTACAACACACATGTCCGGAGAAAGGAGGACATTCCCATGAAACGACTACTCAGTGTCGGCGTGATGGTCGGTCTGCTTGTGACGGGAGCCTCGATCTCGTGGGCTGAGACCAGCGTCAAGAGCTCGAAGAGCGACGGATCCGATCGCGTTGGTACAAAAGCAGGAGACCAGGGCAAAGGGGCCAAGTCAACGGCCGCGCCTGCGACGCAAGACCCGTGCGCGAGCGTCAAGAATGATCCGAACCAATATGCGAAGTGTCAGGACGCTACGAAGCCCGTTGGTCTAAAGCGTACCGAACGTCGAGGGGGCTATTGATCCGGGTGGAGTCCAGCCGGATCATTGACGCAAGTGGACCGGTTATTCAATGGATCGAAGGAGTGAGGGACGAGCGGATAAAAAATTCTAACAGCTTGATCCTAAGGGATTGACATTTAGGAGTAGGGGCGCTATAAAAAGGGGCTGATTTGCCTTCTCGTGGAGTACCTTGTGGTCATTCGTTTGTCCATTCGAATAACCGTGGTCGTTGTGTCAACTTAAGAAGGAGAAGAGAGGAATGGCGATTAAGGCTGCGATCAACGGATTCGGTCGCATCGGTCGAAATGCGTTTCGGGCGGCATTGGCGGATCCTGAGCTGGAGTTTGTGGCGGTCAACGACATTACGGATGCCAAGACGCTTGCGCACCTGTTGAAGTACGATTCCGTTCATGGGACGCTCCAGGCGGAGGTCAAGGCGAAAGAGAACGCGATCGCCGTAGACGGCCGCGAGATTAAGGTGTTTGCCCAGCGAGACCCGGCAGCGCTTCCCTGGAAAGATCTGGGGATACAGGTTGTCGTGGAGTCGACTGGACGCTTCACCGACAAGGCCGGCGCGAGCAAGCACCTTCAGGCCGGCGCGCAGAAGGTCATCATTTCAGCCCCCGCCAAGGACCCGGATATTACGATCGTGCTGGGCGTCAATGATGCGATGTACGATCCGGCCAAGCACGCGGTCATCAGCAATGCGTCCTGCACCACCAACTGCCTTGCGCCGATCGCGAAGGTCGTCATGGAGCAGTTCGGAATTCGCCATGGTCTGGTCACCACCATCCATTCCTATACTAATGACCAGCAGATTCTTGATCTGCCGCATTCCGATCTCCGCCGGGCGAGGGCTGCCGGTCTCTCCCAGATTCCCACCAGTACGGGAGCGGCCAAGGCGGTCGGCCTGGTACTCCCTGCGCTGCAGGGCAAGATGCACGGGCTCGCCATCCGCGTCCCGACGCCGAATGTATCGCTGGTCGATCTCGTGGCAGAGACGGAGCGGGTTGTTACCGTCGCAGAGGTGAACGCGGCCCTTCGGAAGGCCGCCGATGGGGAACTGAAGGGGATTCTCGGCTACTGTGAGGAGCCGTTGGTCTCCTCCGATTTTAACGGCAATCCGCTTTCGTCGATTGTCGATAGCCTTTCGACGTCGGTCGTCGATGGGACCCTCATCAAGGTCCTGTCCTGGTATGACAACGAGTGGGGCTATTCCTGTCG from Candidatus Methylomirabilis lanthanidiphila harbors:
- a CDS encoding transcriptional regulators, TraR/DksA family, with amino-acid sequence MPLRAAILERLKEKLLEKRRALINTVREKRADNLETGSDGTQDIADQATTAYTKEFLLSISDTERQQLKQVDAALDKMRQKAYGQCERCGEPISEKRLDALPFARFCIACQEEEERS
- a CDS encoding DNA utilization protein GntX, coding for MYQADGTMRQAILLLKYGGRRTLGRHLGRLMVETAGRLLDPREFDLLIPVPLHRRRERARGFNQATLLAREVGRGFGLDVDGRVLKRVRATEAQSGGRREREDNVKGAFAVTRPDRVKDKKLLLIDDVFTTGATAGECARTLLTAGAAEVGVYTLARVE
- a CDS encoding nicotinate-nucleotide adenylyltransferase (Deamido-NAD(+) pyrophosphorylase) (Deamido-NAD(+) diphosphorylase) (Nicotinate mononucleotide adenylyltransferase) (NaMN adenylyltransferase) — translated: MHIGVMGGTFDPIHLGHLRAAEEIYWAFELDKIIFVPAARPPHKEDEFEASAQHRYEMVSLATVYTPYFSVSPIELSRPGRSYSVETLREFRKLYGDESTIYFIMGVDAFLDIAAWKEARELLSLAQVIVTARPGWRLDEVERSMTPEQRHLLGDPRFKYMRVSEITRESVTAHREPGLVLSVEVVSLDISSSEIRQLVKEGRSIRYLVTDTVAAYISKNRLYQPGQKAHRPTEAST
- a CDS encoding glyceraldehyde-3-phosphate dehydrogenase; amino-acid sequence: MAIKAAINGFGRIGRNAFRAALADPELEFVAVNDITDAKTLAHLLKYDSVHGTLQAEVKAKENAIAVDGREIKVFAQRDPAALPWKDLGIQVVVESTGRFTDKAGASKHLQAGAQKVIISAPAKDPDITIVLGVNDAMYDPAKHAVISNASCTTNCLAPIAKVVMEQFGIRHGLVTTIHSYTNDQQILDLPHSDLRRARAAGLSQIPTSTGAAKAVGLVLPALQGKMHGLAIRVPTPNVSLVDLVAETERVVTVAEVNAALRKAADGELKGILGYCEEPLVSSDFNGNPLSSIVDSLSTSVVDGTLIKVLSWYDNEWGYSCRVRDLIKFIASR
- the rsfS gene encoding Ribosomal silencing factor RsfS — encoded protein: MSVPERPTVSVNTNGRIDTEMLLQLAVTAASEVKPTSLVHLDLRGLCTFTDHFLIVGVPSVRQVRAVAERIEEQLRGARVRLSHREGDLEARWILLDYSDVIIHIFDEEMRLYYDLEGLWADAPKRELVQDESSAPLR
- the proA gene encoding gamma-glutamyl phosphate reductase; translated protein: MTADMVRELATAARLAARALAMVVPEVKNRAVTAMADALWSERAAILSANAVDLAEARSAQHPSALLDRLALDERRIEKMAAGVRQVAALPDPVGEITGMWRRPNGLLVGRMRVPLGVIGVIYEARPGVTADAAALCLKSGNAAILKGGREAIRSNRVISNLLADAAAANGLPKGCVAFIDSVDREAVSHLLQLTGLVDLIIPRGGEELIRAVQRTSAIPVLAHDKGLCHTYVDEGADLHMAEEIAYNAKVERPGVCNAMESLLVHEGVATLFLPQIVRRLQEAGVEIRGCPRTRTLVQGIGAATEADWDTEYLDLMLSIRVVGSFEEAVAHIAAHGSGLAEAIVTSDHSRAMRFLREVDAGAVFVNASTRFTDGGEFGMGAEMGISTQKLHARGPVGLTGLTCEKFIIFGDGQIRDSSK
- the obg gene encoding GTPase Obg, with the translated sequence MFVDEARIRVEAGNGGRGCVGFRREAYVPRGGPDGGDGGDGGSVYLVASRSYRTLDDQRYQRHYRAQNGAHGRGKTMHGRRGADLIISVPLGTMVVDGETEELLGDLIEDGQRELVARGGRGGRGNAHFATSVRQTPRFAQPGESGQRRQLHLTLKLLADVGLIGLPNAGKSALLCRISAARSKVADYPFTTLTPHLGTVEIDPLGAFVVADIPGLIEGASSGAGLGIRFLRHIERTRLLVHIIDVSDTARDPRDALAVVEDELRAFNPELLERPRVIAANKIDLPHDQHLSVLHSLCVERDLPLFPLSAVTGEGVERLVQHLADQLQNSSGFGVSSFELQAPGVGGQVGDPAGQNPKPETRNQKLRSLQR
- a CDS encoding gamma-glutamyl kinase, which encodes MSQAERSLPDARAVARETKRIVVKVGSAVLSKGDITLHQPTLQRICRELVSLRKEGHQVVLVSSGAILAGMGRLGLTERPGSIPLKQAAAAVGQSLLMRRYEEVFAPYGQKLGQLLLTQDDFRSRHRYLNARNTLFTLLHLGVLPIINENDTVAVEEIRFGDNDRLSALVATLLGADLLVILTDLDGLYTADPRKDPHARLVHEVPRRSTGLHFWADESGTGLGTGGMATKVRAARTAAAAGVPTIIANGLVEGILERIIRGETVGTVFQASASRMRSRKRWLAFATTRRGRIMVDAGAKEALIRNGKSLLPSGVISVDGEFEGGDVVSLCSIDGVEFARGVTNYNAEQVKQIRGIRSDQIEDALGEKPFDEVVHRDNLVILA